The genomic window GCCGTCATTGCTAACAACCTCTTCATTGACATAATAATTAAAAGATCCATCTAGGCCGTAGCTCAGTCCGGCTGATCGACAGATTTGATTCAAATTTAGTGTTCCGTCAGGATTTTCACTGA from candidate division KSB1 bacterium includes these protein-coding regions:
- a CDS encoding glycoside hydrolase family 88 protein; translation: MADQAYKGIIEQFVSENPDGTLNLNQICRSAGLSYGLDGSFNYYVNEEVVSNDGKGVGPFITASVEIHKLMP